In one Tessaracoccus palaemonis genomic region, the following are encoded:
- the rplM gene encoding 50S ribosomal protein L13 encodes MSTYTPKPGEIARNWHVIDAEDIVLGRLAVAAATLLRGKHKATYAPHVDGGDFVVIVNASKIALTGNKRANSMRYSHSGRPGGLKTVSIGELLEKDPRKAVEKAVWGMLPKNKLSRQLMGKLKVYAGPEHPHTAQQPQPYEITQIAQ; translated from the coding sequence GTGTCTACGTACACTCCGAAGCCAGGCGAAATCGCCCGGAACTGGCATGTGATTGACGCCGAGGACATTGTCCTCGGTCGTCTCGCCGTGGCCGCTGCGACCCTGCTCCGGGGCAAGCACAAGGCCACCTACGCCCCCCACGTCGACGGTGGCGACTTCGTCGTCATCGTCAACGCCTCCAAGATCGCCCTGACCGGCAACAAGCGCGCCAACTCGATGCGCTACTCGCACTCCGGTCGCCCGGGTGGTCTGAAGACCGTCTCGATCGGCGAGCTGCTCGAGAAGGATCCCCGCAAGGCCGTCGAGAAGGCCGTGTGGGGCATGCTGCCGAAGAACAAGCTGAGCCGTCAGCTGATGGGCAAGCTCAAGGTCTACGCCGGCCCGGAGCACCCCCACACCGCGCAGCAGCCGCAGCCCTACGAGATCACCCAGATCGCCCAGTGA
- a CDS encoding RNB domain-containing ribonuclease has protein sequence MPSPHVSIPGPPADVREALAALQARLGLTAEFPAEVVVDAERAASLPPSETHADRTGIEFVTIDPASSMDLDQAVQIERAGTGFLVRYAISDVGHFVQPGSALDAETHRRGQTMFAPGARIPLHPPVLSEGAASLLADGRPRPSMLWELRLDATGELTDVALSRALVLSRAKLSYESVQADLDAGIPHPSIALLPEVGRLRREREIQRGGVSLNLPEQEIVEEPDGRWGLEFRDVVDVEECNAQISLLTGMAAARVMLDAKVGILRTLPPAGDDEVDSLRRRVNALGIEWPRSVTYPDFVRSLSPHRPRELAALTRCTSLFRGAGYVAFDGALPDGNHLHSALAAPYAHTTAPLRRLIDRYVLEICLAELGGTPVPDWARAALAELPGEMAASDRTAAAYERGVMDLAEALVLRGRVGERFRAVVTDVNPKTGQATVQVANPAVELRVQAEETKPGSEVVVHIVEVNLHEGKVDISIDA, from the coding sequence ATGCCCTCCCCGCACGTCAGCATCCCTGGGCCGCCAGCTGACGTGCGGGAGGCTCTGGCGGCCCTCCAGGCGCGTCTGGGGCTCACTGCTGAGTTCCCCGCCGAGGTCGTGGTGGACGCCGAGCGTGCCGCGTCCCTGCCGCCCTCGGAGACGCACGCCGACAGGACCGGGATCGAGTTCGTGACGATCGACCCGGCCAGCTCCATGGACCTCGACCAGGCGGTGCAGATCGAACGGGCGGGCACGGGCTTCCTCGTGAGGTACGCCATTTCCGATGTCGGGCACTTCGTGCAGCCGGGCTCGGCCCTCGACGCGGAGACCCACCGGCGCGGCCAGACCATGTTCGCGCCCGGGGCCCGCATCCCGCTCCATCCCCCGGTCCTGAGCGAAGGGGCAGCGTCGCTGCTGGCCGACGGCCGCCCCCGCCCGTCGATGCTCTGGGAACTCCGTCTCGACGCGACGGGCGAGCTCACCGATGTCGCACTCTCGAGGGCGCTGGTGCTCAGCCGCGCCAAGCTCAGCTACGAGTCGGTGCAGGCGGACCTGGACGCGGGTATCCCGCACCCCAGCATTGCGCTGCTCCCGGAGGTGGGCCGGCTCCGCAGGGAGCGTGAGATCCAACGGGGCGGCGTCTCCCTGAACCTGCCGGAGCAGGAGATCGTCGAGGAGCCGGACGGACGGTGGGGGCTGGAGTTCCGCGACGTCGTCGACGTGGAGGAGTGCAACGCGCAGATCTCGCTGCTGACCGGGATGGCGGCCGCCAGGGTCATGCTCGACGCCAAGGTCGGGATCCTCCGCACGCTGCCCCCGGCGGGCGACGATGAGGTCGACTCGCTGCGCCGTCGCGTCAACGCGCTGGGAATCGAGTGGCCGCGCTCGGTGACGTACCCGGACTTCGTGCGTTCACTCTCTCCCCACCGGCCACGGGAGCTTGCTGCGTTGACCCGCTGCACCAGCCTGTTCCGTGGCGCGGGCTACGTTGCCTTTGACGGGGCGCTCCCGGATGGGAACCATCTCCACTCGGCGCTCGCCGCGCCCTACGCCCACACCACGGCACCGCTGAGGCGACTGATCGACAGGTACGTGCTGGAGATCTGCCTCGCAGAGCTGGGCGGGACGCCCGTCCCCGACTGGGCGAGAGCGGCGCTGGCTGAGCTCCCCGGAGAGATGGCCGCCTCGGACCGGACCGCCGCAGCGTACGAGCGGGGAGTCATGGACCTGGCGGAGGCGCTCGTGCTGCGTGGCCGGGTGGGGGAGCGGTTCCGGGCGGTCGTCACCGACGTGAATCCCAAGACCGGTCAGGCCACAGTCCAGGTGGCCAATCCCGCTGTGGAGTTGAGGGTTCAGGCGGAGGAGACGAAGCCGGGCAGCGAGGTCGTCGTACACATCGTCGAGGTGAATCTTCATGAGGGCAAGGTCGATATCAGCATCGACGCATGA
- a CDS encoding MarR family winged helix-turn-helix transcriptional regulator codes for MDAPRDELADLVELIMTLSRKISVRSTTGAGIDLGTVEALAMGLITATPGLTSGQIAAELNLKSSNASTTLRSLEQRGFLERHHDPADGRVIRVYPTAKARQNLALKREAWAATLLAAHPDPAQLTALLPALKALDDALTTPDLRPPPEPR; via the coding sequence ATGGATGCCCCCCGAGACGAGCTCGCCGACCTGGTGGAGCTGATCATGACGCTCTCCCGCAAGATCAGCGTCCGCTCCACCACAGGGGCCGGCATCGACCTCGGCACCGTGGAGGCGCTCGCCATGGGCCTGATCACCGCGACACCGGGCCTCACGTCGGGGCAGATCGCGGCCGAGCTGAACCTCAAGTCGAGCAATGCGAGCACGACCCTGCGCAGCCTGGAGCAGCGTGGCTTCCTCGAACGCCACCACGATCCGGCGGACGGCCGTGTGATCCGTGTCTACCCGACGGCGAAGGCACGCCAGAACCTGGCCCTGAAACGAGAAGCCTGGGCCGCCACGCTCCTCGCCGCCCATCCCGACCCCGCGCAGCTCACCGCCCTCCTCCCCGCGCTGAAGGCCCTCGACGACGCCCTCACCACCCCAGACCTCCGACCACCACCTGAGCCGCGATGA
- a CDS encoding multidrug effflux MFS transporter: MKSSDNAVADRPAIRVSLLVTLALLASVAPIATDLYLSAFPGMATDLQSSATGIQFTLTAFLLGAALGQLLFGPLSDRLGRMRPLVVGAVIYVIASVAAALAPTLAVLIACRFVQGVSGAAGMVIGRAIVSDLAKGREAARAFSLLMLVGGVAPVIAPLAGSLLLAPLGWRGLLWIIAGVAVVGLVATLLVVRETHPAEARVKDAASAGQGRALMSRRFLGNAVAYAFGFAVMMAYISASPFLYQVLMGMSEVQYGVMFAANAVVLCIVSAVAARITRTTSAVPVARIGLGVNLAAVAVIGVLVLMGTPTVAVCLAIMVAVGSLGMVFGTTTALALDSLPGGIGMGSAVLGVAQFGLAGAVSPLVSIGGETTAVPLAVVMIAASLIANIALWAAGGMRQEEIAAPEAEPVAVGASR; encoded by the coding sequence GTGAAATCCTCTGATAACGCGGTCGCCGACCGCCCCGCCATCCGCGTGAGCCTGCTCGTCACGCTCGCGCTCCTTGCATCCGTCGCGCCCATCGCGACGGATCTCTACCTGTCGGCCTTCCCCGGCATGGCGACGGACCTGCAGTCGAGCGCGACGGGCATCCAGTTCACGCTGACCGCCTTCCTGCTGGGCGCCGCACTCGGCCAACTGCTGTTCGGCCCGCTGTCCGACCGGCTCGGCCGCATGCGACCCCTGGTGGTCGGCGCTGTCATCTACGTGATCGCCAGCGTGGCCGCGGCACTTGCGCCGACGCTCGCCGTCCTGATCGCCTGCCGCTTCGTGCAGGGTGTCAGCGGTGCCGCCGGCATGGTGATCGGCCGGGCCATTGTGTCCGACCTCGCGAAGGGCAGGGAGGCCGCCCGCGCCTTCTCGCTGCTGATGCTCGTCGGCGGCGTCGCCCCCGTGATCGCGCCGCTCGCCGGGTCGCTGCTCCTGGCGCCGCTCGGCTGGCGTGGCCTGCTGTGGATCATCGCGGGAGTGGCGGTCGTCGGCCTGGTGGCGACGCTGCTCGTCGTGCGCGAGACGCATCCCGCAGAGGCCAGGGTCAAGGACGCCGCCTCGGCAGGCCAGGGGCGTGCCCTCATGAGCCGCCGGTTCCTCGGCAATGCGGTCGCGTACGCCTTCGGATTCGCCGTGATGATGGCGTACATCTCCGCGTCCCCCTTCCTGTATCAGGTGCTGATGGGCATGAGCGAGGTGCAGTACGGGGTGATGTTCGCGGCCAACGCAGTCGTGCTCTGCATCGTCAGCGCCGTTGCGGCCAGGATCACCCGTACGACCTCCGCCGTCCCCGTCGCGCGCATCGGGCTCGGTGTGAACCTGGCGGCCGTCGCCGTCATCGGGGTCCTCGTGCTGATGGGCACCCCGACCGTCGCCGTCTGCCTGGCCATCATGGTCGCCGTCGGCTCCCTCGGCATGGTCTTCGGCACCACGACGGCGCTCGCGCTCGACAGCCTCCCCGGCGGCATCGGCATGGGCTCTGCAGTCCTCGGCGTCGCCCAGTTCGGCCTCGCGGGCGCAGTCTCCCCGCTGGTCAGCATCGGCGGCGAGACCACCGCGGTCCCGCTCGCCGTCGTGATGATTGCGGCGTCGCTGATCGCCAACATCGCCCTGTGGGCAGCCGGCGGCATGAGGCAGGAGGAGATCGCGGCCCCCGAGGCCGAGCCGGTCGCGGTCGGCGCGTCCCGCTGA
- a CDS encoding circularly permuted type 2 ATP-grasp protein, with translation MTADATVTSELVGYRSRLTGGWDELLAASGVRADQRLLSEAVEELGLRGMLAARSEMSSLVRDEGILYGGGDARSWAIDPLPIVLGAEEWRRVEKGLEQRSRLLGLLLDDFYGEQRLLSSGALPAEIVWGHSGFLPQACGVSVPGGVWLPIVSADLGRGPDGAWTVLADRTATPAGIGYAMTNRRLTSRVMGDLHHDARPARYRSFFSAMRAGLQQLAPRAGHTPKGVLLWSGVDDATAYEQGFIATLLGYALVEAEDLVLRDGQVWINTPEGRTLVDVILRRVVSDMVDPLEFRSDSQLGIAGLLESTRLGNVVAANPLGSGVTESPALQPYLESLAPQLLGEELSLPSLPSWWCGDAGSLSHVTKKLAKLRIVSIHGESHQGWTLSAAERSELAARIAAEPWAWVGQQPFELSTAPVVADEGLIPNRLVLRAFGAQVNHAHQFLPGGLALMTPHDAAMLAFDGPRLAKDVWVLDAEDIVETWTPTFEGGPVVLRRAAALAPRIADNLLWLGRYSERADANARLLRLALDLALDHGRRPESLGAQVLEAVLATGERITGLPLGSDSIADAHRFIRLAISDRDLKGSVAHAVRRLTAAAHEVPDLMSGDLWQVLSQLEQLVGDAARRRDLTGVLDALVSSTLALAGINNESLTRDVTWAFVDAGVRLERAQRMLSLVGFALGRERAAVVENQLAEAILEMGESLITHRRRSAAGEGPRQPGLGATQLLVADRINPRSVAFQLDRLVDDLRLIGDQRLADRVAAQCGAIVDTDFALFFSTPDRTALAGCFADQRTELREIADELGRVHLTRSAPRRPTLTDWSGAAEGHR, from the coding sequence GTGACAGCTGACGCGACCGTGACGAGCGAACTCGTCGGCTACCGCTCCCGCCTGACCGGCGGCTGGGACGAGCTGCTCGCTGCGTCCGGAGTGCGTGCTGACCAGCGCCTTCTCTCCGAGGCCGTCGAGGAGCTCGGGCTCCGCGGGATGCTGGCCGCGCGCTCGGAGATGAGTTCGCTGGTGCGCGATGAGGGCATCCTCTACGGCGGCGGCGACGCCAGAAGCTGGGCCATCGACCCGCTCCCGATCGTCCTGGGAGCCGAGGAATGGCGCCGTGTCGAGAAGGGACTGGAACAGCGTTCCCGGCTGCTCGGGCTCCTGCTGGACGACTTCTACGGCGAACAGCGGCTCCTGTCCTCCGGTGCGTTGCCTGCCGAGATCGTGTGGGGGCACTCCGGTTTCCTGCCGCAGGCATGTGGCGTCAGCGTCCCCGGCGGCGTGTGGCTGCCGATCGTGAGCGCCGACCTCGGGCGCGGCCCGGATGGCGCCTGGACCGTGCTGGCCGACCGCACCGCCACCCCGGCGGGCATCGGGTACGCCATGACCAACCGGAGGCTGACCTCCCGCGTGATGGGCGACCTGCACCATGACGCCCGCCCCGCGCGCTACCGCTCCTTCTTCTCCGCGATGCGCGCGGGCCTTCAGCAGCTCGCGCCCCGCGCGGGACACACGCCCAAGGGCGTGCTGCTCTGGTCGGGGGTCGACGACGCGACGGCCTACGAGCAGGGCTTCATCGCGACGCTGCTCGGCTACGCGCTCGTCGAGGCCGAGGATCTGGTGCTGCGCGACGGACAGGTCTGGATCAACACGCCCGAGGGTCGCACCCTCGTCGACGTGATCCTCCGCCGCGTCGTCTCCGACATGGTGGACCCGCTCGAGTTCCGCAGCGATTCCCAGCTGGGCATCGCCGGGCTGTTGGAATCCACGCGGCTGGGCAACGTCGTCGCGGCCAACCCGCTGGGCAGTGGCGTGACGGAGAGCCCGGCTCTGCAGCCGTACCTGGAGTCGCTGGCGCCGCAGCTTCTCGGGGAGGAACTCAGCCTGCCCTCGCTGCCCAGCTGGTGGTGCGGCGACGCCGGCTCGCTGTCGCACGTGACGAAGAAGCTCGCCAAGCTCCGGATCGTCTCGATCCACGGGGAGAGCCACCAGGGCTGGACGCTCTCGGCGGCCGAGCGATCGGAGCTGGCCGCCCGTATCGCTGCCGAGCCGTGGGCCTGGGTCGGCCAGCAGCCCTTCGAACTCTCGACCGCCCCCGTCGTGGCCGATGAGGGTCTCATCCCCAACCGGCTGGTGCTGCGAGCCTTCGGGGCCCAGGTCAACCACGCCCACCAGTTCCTTCCGGGGGGGCTGGCCCTGATGACCCCCCACGACGCGGCCATGCTCGCCTTCGACGGGCCGCGGCTGGCCAAGGACGTGTGGGTCCTCGACGCCGAGGACATCGTCGAGACCTGGACCCCGACGTTCGAGGGCGGCCCCGTCGTCCTGCGTCGCGCCGCGGCGCTGGCGCCCCGCATCGCCGACAACCTGCTCTGGCTCGGCCGCTACAGCGAGCGCGCCGACGCGAACGCACGCCTCCTCCGCCTCGCGCTGGACCTGGCCCTCGACCATGGCCGTCGGCCCGAGTCGCTCGGCGCCCAGGTGCTTGAGGCGGTGCTGGCCACCGGCGAGCGGATCACCGGCCTCCCGCTGGGCAGCGACAGCATCGCCGACGCCCACAGGTTCATCCGGCTGGCCATCAGCGACCGCGACCTCAAGGGATCCGTCGCGCACGCCGTCCGACGCCTGACAGCAGCCGCCCACGAGGTCCCCGACCTCATGTCCGGCGACCTGTGGCAGGTACTCAGCCAGCTCGAGCAGCTCGTCGGCGACGCCGCCCGGCGCCGCGATCTGACCGGTGTGCTCGACGCTCTGGTGAGCTCGACCCTGGCCCTCGCCGGCATCAACAACGAGTCGCTGACCCGCGACGTGACCTGGGCCTTCGTCGACGCGGGCGTGAGGCTGGAGCGGGCCCAGCGCATGCTGAGCCTCGTCGGCTTCGCGCTCGGCCGGGAGAGGGCGGCGGTCGTGGAGAACCAGTTGGCCGAGGCGATCCTCGAGATGGGTGAGTCGCTCATCACGCACCGGCGTCGCTCGGCCGCCGGCGAGGGGCCGCGGCAGCCCGGCCTCGGCGCAACGCAGCTGCTCGTCGCCGACCGCATCAACCCCCGCAGCGTCGCGTTCCAGCTCGACAGGCTCGTCGACGATCTGCGCCTCATCGGCGACCAGCGGCTCGCCGACCGGGTCGCCGCGCAGTGCGGCGCCATCGTCGACACCGACTTCGCATTGTTCTTCTCCACGCCGGACCGGACCGCGCTGGCGGGCTGCTTCGCCGACCAACGCACTGAGCTGCGTGAGATCGCCGACGAGCTCGGCCGCGTTCACCTCACCAGGTCCGCGCCCCGCAGGCCGACGCTCACGGACTGGTCGGGCGCGGCGGAGGGCCACCGATGA
- the glmM gene encoding phosphoglucosamine mutase: protein MARLFGTDGVRGVANKDLTAELALDLSVAAAHILGEAGAFADRRPLAVVGRDPRASGEFLEAAVVAGLASAGVDVVRLGVLPTPATAFLVNHLGADLGVMLSASHNPMPDNGIKFFSRGGVKLDDYLEDAIEARLGEEWVRPTGASVGRITDDLGAIETYVAHLVSSLGTEGSLQGLKIVIDCANGAASVTAPEAFAAQGADIVAIHADPDGLNINENCGSTHMGDLFERVVAEGADLGIALDGDADRCLAVDHEGNLVNGDQIMAILAIAMKEEHRLHSDTLVATVMSNLGLINAMRDNGIRVDQTKVGDRYVLESMNANGFALGGEQSGHVIISEYANTGDGTLTGLHLAARMLATGRTLADLASVMTVLPQVMINVRGVDKLRAGIDTEVQSAVSAAARALGDDGRVLLRPSGTEPLVRVMVEAPTEQIAREHAENLAAKVRERLSL, encoded by the coding sequence GTGGCAAGACTTTTCGGAACCGACGGCGTCCGCGGCGTCGCGAACAAGGACCTGACCGCCGAGCTGGCCCTCGACCTCTCGGTCGCGGCGGCGCACATCCTGGGGGAGGCGGGAGCTTTCGCCGACCGGCGTCCCCTCGCGGTGGTGGGACGCGACCCCCGGGCGAGCGGAGAGTTCCTGGAGGCCGCCGTCGTCGCCGGGCTGGCATCGGCCGGCGTCGACGTGGTGCGCCTCGGCGTGCTGCCCACCCCCGCAACCGCGTTCCTCGTCAACCACCTCGGCGCCGATCTCGGCGTCATGCTGTCGGCATCGCACAACCCGATGCCCGACAACGGGATCAAGTTCTTCTCGCGCGGCGGCGTCAAGCTGGACGACTACCTGGAGGACGCCATCGAGGCTCGCCTCGGGGAGGAGTGGGTCCGGCCGACCGGCGCCTCCGTCGGCCGCATCACCGACGACCTCGGGGCCATCGAGACGTATGTCGCCCACCTGGTGTCGTCGCTGGGGACCGAGGGTTCCCTGCAGGGCCTGAAGATCGTCATCGACTGCGCCAACGGCGCGGCCTCCGTCACCGCGCCGGAGGCCTTCGCGGCGCAGGGGGCCGACATCGTCGCCATCCACGCGGACCCCGACGGGCTGAACATCAACGAGAACTGCGGCTCCACGCACATGGGGGACCTGTTCGAGCGCGTCGTCGCCGAGGGGGCGGACCTCGGGATCGCCCTCGACGGTGACGCCGACCGGTGCCTGGCCGTCGACCACGAAGGCAACCTCGTCAACGGCGACCAGATCATGGCGATCCTCGCGATCGCGATGAAGGAGGAGCACCGTCTGCACTCAGACACCCTGGTCGCGACGGTGATGAGCAACCTCGGCCTCATCAACGCGATGCGCGACAACGGCATCCGCGTCGACCAGACGAAGGTCGGCGACCGCTACGTGCTCGAGTCGATGAACGCCAACGGCTTCGCGCTCGGTGGCGAGCAATCGGGGCACGTGATCATCTCCGAGTACGCCAACACCGGAGACGGCACGCTGACCGGTCTCCACCTCGCGGCGCGCATGCTGGCCACCGGACGCACGCTGGCGGACCTCGCCTCCGTGATGACGGTGCTGCCGCAGGTGATGATCAACGTGCGCGGCGTCGACAAGCTGCGCGCCGGCATCGACACCGAGGTCCAGTCCGCGGTCAGCGCCGCCGCCCGGGCGCTCGGCGACGACGGCAGGGTGCTGCTCCGCCCGTCGGGCACGGAGCCGCTGGTCCGCGTGATGGTCGAGGCCCCCACGGAGCAGATCGCGCGGGAGCACGCGGAGAACCTCGCGGCGAAGGTCCGGGAGCGCCTGTCCCTCTAG
- the coaBC gene encoding bifunctional phosphopantothenoylcysteine decarboxylase/phosphopantothenate--cysteine ligase CoaBC has protein sequence MNIVVGVTGGIAAYKAVHLVRLFIADGHDVHVVPTDDALRFVGLPTWEAISRNQVTTSVHDDVPRVRHVALGQAADLVVIAPATANTMASMAAGLAPDLLGTTLLATTAPVLIAPAMHTEMWRHPATQANLATLRARGVRVVGPADGPLTGGDSGPGRMSEPEDIHAAALALLNVRRDLTGVTVSVSAGGTREPIDPVRYLGNRSSGKQGVAVARAAVDRGATVLLAAANVEQTVLDAARVPGVEIVEVGSTAELAEAMQGFAARADVIVMAAAVADFRVASVSDGKLTKEDGGIPTLQLTENPDILAGLVRSRSEGQLIVGFAAETAAGEELLERGRRKRVRKGADLFAVNEVGWTAGFETSDNHLVILGSDGAIVGDVTGSKREAADGLLDAVVRALRPPAR, from the coding sequence ATGAACATCGTCGTCGGAGTCACGGGTGGCATCGCCGCCTACAAGGCCGTCCACCTCGTCCGCCTGTTCATCGCGGATGGGCACGACGTCCATGTGGTGCCCACCGACGACGCGCTGCGGTTCGTCGGGCTCCCCACCTGGGAGGCGATCAGCCGTAACCAAGTCACGACCTCGGTGCATGACGACGTGCCGCGCGTGCGCCACGTCGCGCTCGGCCAGGCAGCTGACCTGGTCGTCATCGCGCCCGCCACGGCCAATACCATGGCCTCGATGGCGGCGGGGCTGGCCCCGGACCTGCTCGGCACGACGCTGCTCGCCACCACCGCCCCCGTGCTCATCGCCCCCGCCATGCACACCGAGATGTGGCGCCATCCCGCGACGCAGGCGAACCTGGCCACGCTGCGTGCCCGCGGCGTGCGCGTGGTCGGGCCGGCCGACGGACCGCTGACCGGCGGCGACTCCGGGCCGGGCCGGATGAGCGAGCCGGAGGACATCCACGCGGCCGCCTTGGCGCTGCTGAACGTCAGGCGGGACCTGACCGGCGTCACGGTTTCGGTGTCGGCGGGTGGCACCCGTGAGCCCATCGACCCGGTGCGCTACCTCGGGAACCGGTCGAGCGGAAAGCAGGGAGTCGCAGTGGCGAGGGCCGCCGTCGACCGTGGGGCGACGGTGCTGCTGGCCGCGGCCAATGTGGAGCAGACGGTGCTCGACGCGGCGCGCGTCCCAGGGGTCGAGATCGTCGAGGTCGGGTCCACCGCCGAGCTGGCGGAGGCCATGCAGGGCTTCGCCGCAAGGGCCGATGTCATCGTCATGGCCGCTGCGGTCGCCGACTTCCGCGTCGCCTCGGTCTCCGACGGCAAGCTCACGAAGGAGGACGGCGGGATCCCGACTCTGCAGCTCACCGAGAACCCCGACATCCTCGCCGGGCTCGTCCGTTCCCGCAGTGAGGGACAGCTGATCGTCGGATTCGCGGCGGAGACTGCCGCCGGAGAGGAACTGCTGGAGCGTGGCAGGCGGAAGCGTGTCCGAAAGGGGGCCGACCTGTTTGCGGTGAACGAGGTGGGCTGGACCGCGGGCTTCGAGACCTCCGACAACCACCTGGTGATCCTCGGATCCGACGGTGCGATCGTCGGTGACGTGACCGGATCCAAGAGGGAGGCTGCGGATGGGCTTCTGGACGCGGTCGTGCGGGCGTTGCGGCCCCCGGCCCGGTAG
- the rpsI gene encoding 30S ribosomal protein S9, whose amino-acid sequence MTDTANEAAVEEITPFVDDQNREIAYRSDSNPAAAAGADVRPAVVAPGAATGRRKEAVARVRIVPGSGQWTVNGRTLEDYFPNKIDQQHVNEPFVVAGVVGSYDVIARIDGGGTSGQAGALRLGVARALNFVDAEASRPALKKAGMLTRDARVIERKKAGLKKARKAPQYSKR is encoded by the coding sequence ATGACTGACACCGCTAACGAAGCCGCCGTCGAGGAGATCACCCCCTTCGTCGACGATCAGAACCGCGAGATCGCCTACCGCTCGGACTCGAACCCGGCGGCCGCCGCTGGCGCCGACGTTCGCCCCGCCGTCGTGGCCCCCGGTGCCGCCACCGGCCGCCGCAAGGAGGCTGTCGCCCGCGTCCGCATCGTCCCCGGCTCCGGCCAGTGGACCGTCAACGGTCGCACGCTTGAGGACTACTTCCCCAACAAGATCGACCAGCAGCACGTCAACGAGCCCTTCGTGGTCGCCGGTGTCGTCGGTTCCTACGACGTCATCGCCCGCATCGACGGCGGCGGCACCTCCGGTCAGGCCGGCGCGCTGCGCCTCGGCGTGGCCCGTGCGCTGAACTTCGTCGACGCCGAGGCCTCACGCCCCGCGCTGAAGAAGGCCGGCATGCTGACCCGCGACGCCCGCGTCATCGAGCGCAAGAAGGCCGGTCTCAAGAAGGCCCGCAAGGCCCCGCAGTACAGCAAGCGCTGA
- a CDS encoding NRDE family protein, producing the protein MCTVVIRVPEPGSGDEVRILAVRDEDPARPWRPLGRWWPEHPDVVGIQDVLAGGAWLAATDERVAVLLNRAGGATGDRIESRGTLVMGSVAGNAVPDPLRTLGFNLVEVTRDGARVTAWEGGVPRVVDLPPGTHMLAHDDVDDPTTARVLAWRDEFAATPTDGDRWWRGWLDLLARTAALDPTDDRAIIRDNRPHGYPTLTLLVCAASLGTDGVTTAMATLQEPGRWNDLDLRPPR; encoded by the coding sequence ATGTGCACCGTGGTGATTCGCGTGCCGGAGCCGGGCTCCGGCGATGAGGTCCGCATCCTCGCCGTCCGCGACGAGGACCCGGCTCGCCCCTGGCGACCCCTCGGCCGGTGGTGGCCAGAGCACCCCGATGTCGTCGGCATCCAGGACGTCCTCGCCGGCGGGGCCTGGCTGGCCGCGACCGATGAACGGGTCGCGGTGCTGCTGAACCGCGCGGGCGGCGCCACCGGCGACCGGATCGAGTCGCGCGGCACGCTCGTCATGGGCTCCGTGGCGGGGAACGCGGTGCCCGATCCCCTGCGCACCCTCGGCTTCAACCTCGTCGAGGTGACCCGCGACGGGGCGCGAGTCACTGCCTGGGAGGGCGGCGTACCGCGCGTCGTCGACCTGCCGCCGGGCACGCACATGCTGGCCCACGACGACGTCGACGACCCGACGACCGCCCGCGTGCTGGCCTGGCGCGACGAGTTCGCCGCCACGCCCACCGACGGCGATCGGTGGTGGCGCGGCTGGCTGGACCTGCTGGCCCGCACCGCGGCACTCGACCCCACCGACGACCGTGCCATCATCCGCGACAACCGGCCGCACGGCTACCCCACGCTGACCCTGCTCGTGTGCGCCGCGTCCCTGGGGACAGACGGCGTCACCACCGCGATGGCCACGCTGCAGGAGCCGGGCCGCTGGAACGACCTGGACCTGCGGCCCCCGCGCTGA
- a CDS encoding zinc ribbon domain-containing protein, with protein MHADPAAQLKLLTLADLDKEIGRVAHAARTLPQHKEIAELMAARQAVTDELVASGVDVEDLSVAVEKAESDLAPVKARLEREEKRIHDGSVSDSKILRSLTDEVEHLLRRISDLEDNELELMGRLEDATTHRDRIAARKAEIEAMLRDGVAIRDEAVAKLRSESQDLTATRGPIAAQIPSDLLKLYEKLRSASGLGAAAFTRGRCGGCQLQATVADLEMYRRAPADEVIRCVECERILIRTAESGL; from the coding sequence ATGCACGCTGATCCCGCCGCGCAACTCAAGCTGTTGACCCTCGCCGATCTGGACAAGGAGATCGGTCGGGTCGCGCACGCGGCGCGGACGCTGCCCCAGCACAAGGAGATCGCGGAGCTGATGGCGGCGCGACAGGCCGTCACCGACGAGCTGGTCGCCTCCGGCGTCGACGTGGAGGACCTCAGCGTCGCCGTCGAGAAGGCCGAGTCCGACCTCGCCCCGGTGAAGGCGCGCCTCGAGCGCGAGGAGAAGCGCATCCACGACGGGTCCGTGAGCGACAGCAAGATCCTGCGGTCGCTGACAGACGAGGTCGAGCACCTGTTGCGCAGAATCTCCGACCTCGAGGACAACGAGCTCGAGCTGATGGGACGCCTCGAGGACGCGACCACGCACCGCGACAGGATCGCCGCGCGCAAGGCCGAGATCGAGGCGATGCTGCGCGACGGCGTCGCAATCCGCGACGAGGCCGTCGCGAAGCTGCGGAGCGAGTCCCAGGACCTGACCGCGACCCGCGGCCCCATCGCCGCCCAGATCCCGTCCGACCTGCTGAAGCTCTACGAGAAGCTGCGCAGCGCGTCGGGCCTCGGCGCGGCGGCGTTCACCCGCGGTCGCTGCGGGGGATGTCAGCTGCAGGCCACGGTGGCCGACCTGGAGATGTACCGGCGGGCTCCCGCCGACGAGGTGATCCGGTGCGTGGAGTGTGAGCGGATCCTGATCCGCACCGCCGAGTCGGGCCTCTGA